One genomic region from Candidatus Nomurabacteria bacterium encodes:
- a CDS encoding sortase: MREFVYKKKDRKLRIFNDFLSIIVIALGIYLIIMPLLPEMSYWIKLKTGKISNEIAYSDNNQPGTKPIPQDNRLVIPQMGLDTSINEGKYSDTLKKGVWRRPQTSTPDKGGNTVIVGHRFTYSDGPAIFYHLDKIKVGDQFAVFWQGKKHLYQAQEVRVVEPHQTEIEQNTDEPTLTLYTCTPMWTSKQRLVVIAKPVEDNQSSHE, encoded by the coding sequence GTGCGTGAGTTCGTTTATAAAAAGAAAGATCGCAAACTTCGTATCTTTAACGATTTTTTATCAATTATCGTTATTGCTCTTGGGATTTATTTAATAATTATGCCCTTGCTACCAGAGATGTCTTATTGGATAAAGTTAAAAACTGGAAAAATTTCTAATGAAATCGCCTATTCTGACAACAATCAACCAGGCACCAAACCGATACCTCAAGATAATCGCCTCGTGATTCCACAGATGGGTCTTGATACATCAATCAACGAAGGTAAATATTCGGATACTCTAAAAAAAGGCGTCTGGCGACGACCTCAAACATCCACACCTGACAAAGGCGGAAACACGGTAATTGTCGGACACAGATTTACTTATAGTGATGGCCCTGCTATTTTCTACCACCTAGATAAGATAAAGGTTGGCGACCAGTTTGCTGTCTTTTGGCAAGGCAAGAAACATCTATACCAAGCTCAAGAGGTACGTGTTGTTGAACCACATCAAACAGAGATAGAACAGAACACCGATGAACCAACCTTAACGCTGTATACTTGCACACCGATGTGGACATCTAAGCAAAGGCTGGTTGTAATCGCAAAGCCAGTCGAGGATAATCAAAGTAGTCATGAATGA
- a CDS encoding penicillin-binding protein 2: MQLSEDSNQYLFRIRFGFGLIVIIIAIFIIRLFYLQVIKHDYYKATALSGQYKEYQIPAKRGIIEAHNGQETVPIVLNEIKYTVFADPVYVKNKPESAKKLQEIIGGQVQDIEKQLNVDSRYVILAKKLNKDQKEQIEKLDIKGIGVRDQSYRTYPQGEMAASLLGFVNNDGEGKYGIEQALDSQLRGKPGQLKAITDASGVPLVANKDNVIQDPEDGKRVVLTIDMSMQQQLEEILKTGLENAKSKSGGVYVMDPYTGAIKAMANYPTYNPGEYYNVEDANVFNNTNVSDAYEVGSVMKPLTMAAALTEGAVRPDSTYYDSNSVKVDGETITNVEESGGPGQRTLADILRLSLNTGATWLLMQMGGGSINEKARSTWHDYMVNKYRFSQKTGIEQGYESAGLIPDPNDGYGLNIRYANTSFGQGMMATPIQMGAALSSVLNGGTYYRPRLVDEMIGADGKTKKVQPEVVEKSVVSQVASDTVRDNMVNLINKNHHVYGFNLRPNYMVGGKTGTAQIAKPDGGYYGDRYNGSFTGFVGGDKPEYVIVVRVNEPKVPGYAGSKGAGPIFSATANMLIDNFNVLPKSN; the protein is encoded by the coding sequence ATGCAATTATCAGAAGATTCTAATCAGTATCTTTTTCGAATTCGTTTTGGATTCGGACTTATTGTTATTATCATTGCAATTTTTATCATCAGGCTATTTTATCTTCAGGTTATTAAACATGATTACTATAAGGCTACGGCCTTAAGTGGCCAATATAAGGAATATCAAATACCCGCAAAAAGGGGAATAATAGAAGCTCACAATGGCCAGGAAACTGTCCCAATTGTATTAAACGAGATCAAATATACTGTTTTTGCCGATCCAGTATATGTAAAAAATAAACCCGAAAGCGCTAAGAAGCTACAGGAGATCATCGGGGGTCAGGTGCAAGACATCGAAAAGCAACTAAATGTCGATTCTAGATATGTTATTCTGGCAAAAAAGTTGAACAAGGACCAAAAAGAACAGATTGAAAAGTTAGACATCAAAGGTATTGGTGTGCGTGATCAGTCGTATAGAACATATCCTCAAGGCGAAATGGCCGCAAGCTTACTTGGTTTTGTGAATAATGATGGAGAAGGGAAGTATGGCATAGAGCAAGCGTTGGATTCTCAGCTACGAGGTAAGCCTGGGCAATTGAAGGCAATTACTGATGCGAGCGGTGTGCCACTAGTAGCTAACAAAGATAACGTAATTCAAGATCCTGAAGACGGCAAAAGAGTCGTGCTAACCATTGACATGTCTATGCAACAACAACTCGAAGAGATCTTAAAAACTGGTCTTGAGAACGCAAAGTCCAAATCTGGCGGTGTTTATGTTATGGATCCATATACGGGAGCAATAAAAGCCATGGCAAATTATCCAACGTATAATCCTGGGGAATATTACAATGTAGAAGATGCAAACGTTTTTAATAACACAAATGTTAGCGATGCATACGAGGTCGGTTCGGTTATGAAGCCACTCACTATGGCCGCCGCCCTGACGGAGGGTGCTGTAAGACCAGATTCTACTTATTATGACTCAAATTCCGTGAAAGTTGATGGAGAAACCATTACTAACGTCGAGGAGTCTGGCGGGCCTGGACAGAGGACATTAGCGGATATATTGAGGTTATCTCTTAATACTGGAGCAACCTGGCTATTGATGCAAATGGGCGGAGGGTCAATTAACGAAAAGGCACGATCAACTTGGCACGATTACATGGTTAATAAATACAGATTTTCTCAAAAAACTGGCATTGAGCAAGGTTATGAATCTGCTGGTTTGATTCCAGATCCAAATGATGGTTATGGGTTAAATATTAGATATGCAAATACATCTTTTGGCCAGGGCATGATGGCTACACCAATTCAAATGGGTGCAGCATTATCAAGTGTTCTCAACGGAGGCACATACTATCGACCGAGATTAGTTGATGAAATGATTGGCGCTGATGGTAAAACTAAGAAGGTTCAGCCCGAAGTTGTAGAGAAAAGTGTGGTTAGTCAGGTTGCAAGTGATACTGTTCGGGATAATATGGTGAATTTGATCAATAAAAATCACCATGTTTACGGGTTTAATCTAAGACCAAATTATATGGTGGGTGGCAAGACTGGTACAGCCCAGATTGCAAAACCTGACGGAGGTTATTACGGTGATCGTTATAATGGGAGTTTTACTGGTTTTGTAGGGGGTGATAAGCCTGAGTATGTGATAGTTGTAAGAGTGAATGAACCAAAAGTTCCGGGCTATGCTGGATCAAAAGGTGCTGGCCCAATATTTAGTGCAACTGCGAATATGCTGATAGATAACTTTAACGTGTTGCCAAAGAGTAATTAA
- the rsmH gene encoding 16S rRNA (cytosine(1402)-N(4))-methyltransferase RsmH — MVSNHQSNQHYPVLLREVLKYLAPEKGDKLLDATAGYGGHAEAILNITGQTEGSVLIDRDQNAISQLQKIFPKKSPEIIKGDFSKTSQELLDKGRRFDLILADLGVSSPHLDNANRGFSFQYEGPLDMRMDESVPLTADDIVNTYNKQDLSKIIRDYGEDPKSKRIAHAIVNSRPVQKTTDLALIVERVYRGRINHKTHPATRTFQALRIAVNDELAQIKTALPVWIQLLNPRGRLAVISFQSLEDRIVKQIFLEYGANQYDASLNLLTKKPITGSQDELVFNPRARSAKLRVAVKK, encoded by the coding sequence ATGGTAAGCAATCACCAATCGAACCAACATTATCCAGTTTTGCTCAGAGAAGTTCTAAAATATCTTGCTCCAGAGAAGGGTGATAAACTCTTAGACGCGACAGCGGGATATGGCGGACATGCGGAAGCAATCCTGAATATTACAGGTCAAACGGAAGGAAGTGTATTGATAGATCGTGATCAAAATGCGATTTCTCAACTCCAAAAAATCTTTCCAAAAAAAAGCCCAGAGATAATCAAGGGTGACTTTTCAAAAACTTCTCAAGAGTTGTTAGATAAAGGCCGACGATTTGATTTGATTCTGGCAGATTTGGGCGTTTCGTCGCCACATCTCGACAATGCCAATAGAGGATTTTCGTTTCAGTATGAGGGTCCACTAGATATGAGGATGGATGAATCTGTGCCACTAACTGCTGACGATATCGTCAACACTTATAATAAGCAAGATTTATCGAAAATCATTAGAGATTATGGTGAAGATCCAAAATCGAAACGTATTGCGCATGCAATAGTAAATAGTAGGCCAGTACAAAAAACAACGGATCTCGCATTAATCGTTGAGCGTGTTTACAGGGGCAGGATAAATCATAAAACTCATCCAGCAACCAGGACATTCCAGGCGTTGAGAATTGCCGTGAACGATGAACTTGCTCAAATTAAAACAGCCTTACCGGTGTGGATACAACTATTAAATCCCCGGGGAAGGTTGGCTGTTATAAGCTTTCAGAGTTTGGAGGATCGTATAGTCAAACAGATTTTTCTCGAATATGGAGCAAATCAGTATGATGCGAGCCTTAACCTATTAACAAAAAAACCAATCACTGGAAGCCAAGATGAACTAGTTTTCAATCCGCGTGCTCGTAGTGCAAAGCTAAGAGTCGCAGTGAAAAAATAA
- a CDS encoding DUF4868 domain-containing protein produces MEDTDTQQSLKSNKEKETKAGGEETDVFAWANNLVQIKEELTIELFLFSKNYVVYRAQVSKSLHRNLEAILIDNLLEAVLDGADSGLVVRNFEDAEEEKNVLQRTRLNKVENAHMVLNWLKTQEHEIEPFVEEEHDFKRVKGVVARCSHKELPTPFYIIKALPQSQIMKGSAGWMLRGGKFVPFDAEGALRIPADNQLLVLESDIYVFNQSKLASLFGYDAKKYTIAEQKLKLIAEHFKLSIDTDQTIEQMVKGKKNLVNKLQKLDPTKVTQEKLVQQAEELDLPLMVDNSGAIIIMDSKDLNVFVNLLNDDYVESPVTNERYEITGKKPLKPPEGEEILKTLPPDALAK; encoded by the coding sequence TTGGAAGATACTGACACACAACAAAGTCTGAAATCAAATAAAGAAAAAGAAACAAAAGCTGGTGGTGAAGAAACAGATGTCTTTGCTTGGGCTAATAATTTGGTTCAAATAAAAGAAGAACTGACAATTGAACTTTTTCTTTTCAGTAAGAATTATGTTGTTTACCGTGCCCAGGTTAGCAAGTCTTTGCACAGAAATCTAGAAGCCATACTTATCGACAACTTATTAGAGGCTGTACTAGATGGCGCTGATAGTGGCTTGGTGGTGCGTAATTTTGAAGATGCAGAAGAAGAAAAAAATGTCCTACAACGTACTCGCCTAAACAAAGTCGAAAATGCTCACATGGTATTAAATTGGTTAAAAACCCAAGAACATGAAATTGAACCATTTGTCGAGGAAGAGCACGACTTTAAGCGAGTAAAGGGTGTAGTGGCTAGGTGCTCACATAAGGAGTTACCAACGCCTTTTTATATCATTAAAGCCTTACCTCAGTCACAAATCATGAAAGGTAGTGCTGGTTGGATGTTGCGTGGAGGAAAATTTGTGCCATTTGATGCCGAGGGAGCTTTACGAATACCTGCTGATAATCAATTATTAGTTCTAGAGAGCGATATCTATGTATTCAATCAGTCTAAGTTGGCGAGCTTGTTTGGGTATGATGCAAAAAAATACACCATTGCAGAGCAAAAGCTGAAGTTGATAGCTGAGCATTTTAAGCTAAGTATTGACACAGATCAGACCATAGAGCAAATGGTAAAAGGGAAGAAGAATTTAGTGAATAAACTTCAAAAACTTGATCCAACAAAAGTAACTCAAGAGAAGTTAGTGCAACAAGCAGAAGAGCTTGACTTGCCATTAATGGTTGACAATTCCGGCGCTATCATCATTATGGACAGCAAGGATCTTAATGTGTTCGTAAATCTATTGAATGATGATTATGTAGAATCACCCGTTACTAATGAAAGATACGAAATCACGGGCAAAAAACCTCTTAAACCACCAGAGGGCGAGGAAATACTCAAAACATTACCTCCTGATGCCTTAGCCAAGTAG
- the mraY gene encoding phospho-N-acetylmuramoyl-pentapeptide-transferase — translation MAPTIDITVNTSTVIRILGLGFIGFILSMLLTPIYTNMAYKWEWWKKPRSTTVTGEKAKMFSKLHAKKHERHIPTMAGIVFVLAVTIVTILLNLERSETWLPLAAFAGAGMIGLLDDIINVRGSGAGVAGLPSKIKLLLTILVASIGGWFFFFKLDVNSIHIPFVGEWTLGLLIIPLFILVVVATANAVNITDGLDGLAGGLTSIAFGVYAIISFLEGRYGLAGFCMTVVGCLLSYTWFNIFPARFFMGDVGSFALGTALGVVAMLTDTVTLLPIIGLIFVVETGSVILQITSKKLRNGKKIFKVSPLHHHFEASGWPETKVTMRFWILGQVVAVIGLIIFAVGGYF, via the coding sequence ATGGCACCAACTATAGACATTACAGTAAATACAAGTACAGTTATCAGGATTCTTGGGTTAGGATTTATCGGGTTTATTCTTAGCATGTTATTGACGCCCATATATACAAATATGGCGTATAAATGGGAATGGTGGAAGAAGCCTAGGAGCACCACAGTAACTGGCGAGAAGGCCAAAATGTTCTCGAAGCTTCACGCTAAAAAACACGAGCGTCATATTCCGACAATGGCTGGTATTGTTTTTGTGCTTGCGGTAACTATCGTAACTATTCTATTAAACTTAGAGCGTAGCGAAACCTGGTTACCGTTGGCAGCATTTGCGGGAGCAGGGATGATAGGACTGCTGGACGATATTATTAACGTTAGAGGTAGTGGGGCAGGTGTTGCTGGATTACCGTCCAAGATTAAACTGTTGCTGACCATACTGGTGGCCAGTATTGGAGGTTGGTTCTTCTTTTTTAAGCTAGATGTTAACTCGATACATATACCTTTTGTTGGTGAGTGGACATTGGGCTTGTTGATAATTCCTCTATTTATTCTTGTTGTTGTTGCAACAGCTAATGCCGTAAATATCACAGACGGACTAGATGGCCTAGCCGGGGGCTTAACATCAATCGCTTTTGGGGTGTATGCAATTATATCCTTCTTAGAAGGACGATATGGTTTAGCTGGATTTTGTATGACCGTCGTTGGCTGTTTATTGTCATATACTTGGTTTAATATTTTTCCAGCGAGATTCTTTATGGGTGATGTTGGTTCGTTTGCTTTAGGTACTGCTTTGGGTGTAGTAGCCATGCTTACTGATACGGTTACGCTATTACCAATCATTGGCTTAATATTCGTTGTTGAGACAGGATCTGTAATATTACAGATTACTTCAAAAAAATTAAGGAATGGAAAAAAGATTTTTAAAGTGTCACCACTTCATCATCATTTTGAGGCGAGTGGTTGGCCCGAGACAAAGGTAACCATGCGTTTTTGGATTTTGGGACAAGTAGTTGCAGTTATTGGGTTAATAATATTCGCCGTTGGAGGATATTTTTAA
- a CDS encoding DNA alkylation repair protein, with translation MKAQDVIDELAKYENPSDAEFLQRFFKTGEGQYGEGDVFIGLRVPQSRKVAKQFIDLSLREIEYLLESPIHEHRLVALIILTLQIKRANVDKAKDIYELYLRRTARVNNWDLVDVSCRDIVGRYLFDKSRKPLYDLANSTNLWERRIAIVSTWWFIRELQLDDTFKISKILLHDSEDLIQKAVGWMLREAGKKNEGSLIEFLESYASSMPRTMLRYSVERLNNSDKSRFMLAKK, from the coding sequence ATGAAGGCTCAAGATGTGATAGATGAACTTGCTAAGTACGAGAATCCAAGTGATGCGGAGTTTTTGCAACGTTTTTTCAAGACAGGAGAGGGGCAATATGGTGAAGGGGACGTTTTTATTGGTTTGCGCGTGCCACAATCTCGCAAGGTCGCTAAGCAGTTTATTGATCTGTCGCTTCGCGAAATTGAATATCTTCTAGAAAGTCCGATTCATGAGCATCGTTTAGTTGCACTGATTATTCTGACATTACAAATTAAGAGAGCTAACGTTGATAAAGCAAAGGATATATATGAACTGTACTTACGTCGAACTGCCAGAGTGAATAATTGGGACTTGGTTGATGTTAGTTGTCGAGACATAGTAGGCAGGTATTTGTTTGATAAATCACGAAAACCTTTGTACGATTTAGCAAATTCAACTAATCTGTGGGAGCGTCGCATTGCAATAGTCAGTACCTGGTGGTTTATCAGAGAACTTCAACTAGACGATACTTTTAAGATCTCCAAAATTTTACTTCATGATAGTGAAGACTTGATCCAAAAAGCTGTTGGCTGGATGTTGAGGGAAGCCGGGAAAAAGAACGAGGGATCACTGATTGAATTTCTTGAATCTTATGCAAGCTCAATGCCCAGAACAATGTTACGATACAGTGTTGAGCGCCTAAATAATAGCGACAAATCACGATTTATGTTGGCAAAAAAGTAA
- the ftsW gene encoding putative lipid II flippase FtsW: MYVPGRRSFASASFDQTIQRRHRPDYILPLLAICLVVVGLIVLFAISPALVAQKHVPNNYFINRQLLAVFLSIGVFFFVGKFPLNSWRHLEKPLIIASAISAIIVRLFGDQVNGAYRWIQIGGLSFQPAELIKFTLLIWLAFFFADRIKQGNLNDFKSTFRPLIIALMLVGFVVAVLQSDLGSTAVMVAMTGSMAFVAGLPMKRILLVAVIIMVGAFIVIGATPYRRERVKTYLNPSADCQGSGYQTCQALIAVGSGGIFGLGLARSVQAYGYLPEAANDSIFAILAEKFGFIGTVSLLALFTALFARIAKIAEKSPDDFTRLIAVGVLVWFSFQTMINVGAMVGLLPLKGITLPFISYGGSSLIFVTAGLGLVFNISHYTNYRVSKKRGDSHDSNASRWGNRRSHPAPVSRRSRA, translated from the coding sequence ATGTATGTTCCAGGCAGACGTTCTTTTGCCTCGGCCTCATTTGATCAGACAATACAGCGTCGTCATCGCCCGGACTACATTTTACCATTGCTGGCGATTTGTTTAGTTGTAGTTGGGTTAATAGTGCTTTTTGCAATTAGTCCTGCTTTAGTAGCTCAGAAACATGTTCCAAATAACTACTTTATTAATCGTCAATTATTGGCTGTTTTTTTGAGTATTGGTGTATTTTTTTTCGTCGGGAAGTTCCCGCTTAATTCATGGAGACACCTCGAAAAACCACTTATTATTGCTTCTGCAATTTCAGCAATTATTGTTCGACTGTTTGGAGATCAGGTTAATGGCGCATATCGTTGGATTCAGATAGGAGGGTTATCATTCCAGCCAGCAGAACTGATAAAATTTACGCTATTAATATGGCTAGCATTCTTTTTTGCGGACAGAATTAAGCAGGGTAATCTCAATGACTTTAAAAGCACATTCAGACCATTAATTATCGCATTAATGCTTGTAGGATTTGTTGTCGCAGTTCTTCAAAGTGACCTAGGATCAACCGCTGTTATGGTCGCCATGACCGGATCAATGGCGTTTGTGGCTGGATTGCCGATGAAGCGAATCTTGCTCGTTGCTGTAATCATTATGGTCGGTGCGTTCATCGTGATTGGAGCTACTCCATATCGACGAGAGCGGGTTAAAACATATTTGAATCCATCAGCAGATTGCCAGGGATCGGGATATCAAACTTGTCAAGCATTAATCGCAGTTGGTTCTGGTGGTATTTTTGGTTTGGGCTTAGCGAGAAGCGTACAGGCTTATGGTTATTTGCCAGAGGCCGCCAATGACTCTATCTTTGCCATATTGGCTGAAAAATTCGGTTTTATTGGAACGGTTAGTTTATTGGCGCTATTTACGGCGCTTTTTGCAAGGATTGCTAAGATTGCCGAAAAATCACCTGATGACTTCACTAGATTAATCGCAGTCGGAGTTTTGGTTTGGTTTAGCTTCCAGACAATGATTAATGTAGGTGCCATGGTTGGCTTACTTCCGTTAAAAGGCATAACTTTACCATTTATAAGTTATGGAGGTAGTAGTTTAATTTTTGTAACTGCGGGTCTAGGGCTGGTGTTTAATATATCGCATTATACGAACTATCGAGTTAGTAAAAAAAGAGGAGATAGCCATGACAGTAATGCTAGTCGGTGGGGGAACAGGAGGTCACATCCTGCCCCTGTTAGCCGTCGCTCAAGAGCTTAA
- a CDS encoding UDP-N-acetylglucosamine--N-acetylmuramyl-(pentapeptide) pyrophosphoryl-undecaprenol N-acetylglucosamine transferase: MTVMLVGGGTGGHILPLLAVAQELKSRDSKTHIIAVVDKSTNFAHLLESASEIDQVFKINAGKFRRYPNQSMAERLLDFNTLFLNIRDAFRTVVGIFQAYMLISKYKPRVVFIKGGFVGVPCGIGCRLSGIPFITHDSDATPGLANRIIGRWATIHAVAMNKAAYNYDPDRIVQVGIPISKDFKKVTTKLRLQYRKELDIPKHAKLILITGGSQGAKELNDLIASVSHALIANKDLYVIHQTGNWTSNDLPIDNTRYKTVEYIDDLYRYSGASDVIISRAGSIIAEFAAQHKTVILVPAPQLADGHQLKNAQLIQKVKAGLVIQQDTLRNNPGKLLSAIDKLMNNHSLSREMAENLSKAYPSGAVPKIVDLLEEISSERTKE; this comes from the coding sequence ATGACAGTAATGCTAGTCGGTGGGGGAACAGGAGGTCACATCCTGCCCCTGTTAGCCGTCGCTCAAGAGCTTAAATCCAGAGACTCAAAAACGCATATCATTGCAGTAGTAGACAAAAGTACAAACTTTGCGCATTTATTAGAATCTGCTTCGGAGATAGACCAAGTATTTAAGATTAATGCTGGTAAATTCCGTCGTTACCCAAATCAGTCTATGGCTGAGAGGCTTCTAGATTTTAATACATTATTCTTGAATATTCGTGACGCATTTAGGACAGTTGTAGGCATATTTCAGGCATATATGTTGATAAGTAAATATAAGCCGAGGGTTGTGTTTATTAAGGGTGGATTTGTTGGGGTACCTTGTGGTATTGGATGTAGATTATCGGGAATACCTTTCATCACACATGATTCTGATGCAACACCTGGTTTAGCAAATCGGATAATTGGACGGTGGGCTACTATACATGCCGTAGCAATGAACAAAGCAGCATATAATTACGATCCTGACAGAATCGTACAGGTTGGGATACCAATATCGAAAGATTTCAAAAAAGTAACAACAAAACTCAGGCTTCAATATCGTAAAGAATTAGATATTCCCAAACATGCAAAATTGATCCTGATTACCGGTGGTAGCCAGGGGGCGAAAGAACTTAATGATTTGATTGCTAGTGTGAGTCATGCCCTGATTGCCAACAAAGATTTATATGTTATTCATCAAACAGGCAACTGGACAAGCAATGATTTGCCAATTGATAATACACGTTATAAGACGGTCGAGTATATTGATGATTTATATAGATACTCTGGTGCCTCGGATGTAATTATCTCACGAGCTGGAAGTATAATCGCTGAATTTGCCGCTCAACATAAAACTGTGATATTGGTTCCAGCGCCTCAGCTAGCTGACGGACATCAGCTAAAGAATGCTCAGCTAATTCAAAAGGTGAAGGCAGGGTTGGTTATTCAACAAGATACTTTAAGAAATAACCCAGGTAAATTATTATCCGCTATAGATAAACTAATGAACAATCATTCGTTAAGTCGTGAAATGGCAGAGAATTTGTCAAAGGCGTATCCATCTGGTGCTGTACCCAAAATTGTCGATTTACTGGAAGAAATATCTTCGGAAAGAACAAAGGAGTAA
- a CDS encoding glycoside hydrolase family 1 protein — translation MDKYKSRFPKNFLWGASTASHQVEGGNHNQWSVWELQIAKQHAKDAHKNLGWLPNWEQIKSQAENPDNYISGRGVNHFGLFKEDFKLIKELNLNSYRFGIEWSRIQPKEGEWDSEAIEYYKTYLKDLNKSGIEPMLNIWHWTLPVWFSGKGGFEKRANLVYWEEFVSRIAIEFSPYVRQIITLNEPNVYASHSYVLGWWPPQQTSWHKALVVYLNLARAHKIAYKVLKQKKPSLNIGIAQQLANIQAKRPHNLLDQMMTKWMRFFWNWWFYNRISKYQDFIGFNYYFTDYYRINKRENPKLPTNDLGWYMEPEGLYPLLLRVWARYRKPIIITENGVADSKDQYRRWWIEETIIAMEKALSEGVQLVGYYHWSLLDNFEWAYGWWPKFGLVEVDRKTMKRTIRPSAKWFATEVKRIRALK, via the coding sequence ATGGATAAATACAAATCACGATTTCCTAAGAATTTTCTTTGGGGTGCAAGTACGGCGAGTCATCAGGTAGAGGGTGGCAATCATAATCAGTGGTCTGTTTGGGAGCTTCAGATTGCTAAACAGCACGCCAAAGATGCTCATAAAAATTTAGGGTGGTTGCCAAATTGGGAACAAATAAAATCACAAGCTGAGAATCCAGATAACTATATTTCAGGAAGGGGAGTTAATCACTTTGGCCTGTTTAAAGAAGATTTTAAGTTAATCAAAGAGCTTAATCTTAACTCTTATCGCTTTGGGATTGAATGGTCTAGAATTCAGCCAAAAGAAGGCGAGTGGGATAGTGAAGCTATAGAATATTACAAGACTTATCTCAAGGACCTTAATAAGTCTGGTATTGAGCCAATGTTAAATATATGGCATTGGACATTGCCGGTTTGGTTCTCGGGAAAAGGCGGTTTTGAAAAAAGAGCTAATCTAGTTTATTGGGAAGAATTTGTTAGCAGAATTGCTATTGAGTTTTCACCATATGTTCGACAAATCATTACACTCAACGAGCCTAATGTATATGCAAGCCATTCATATGTCCTAGGTTGGTGGCCACCCCAACAAACAAGTTGGCACAAAGCTTTGGTGGTTTACTTAAATCTTGCCAGAGCTCACAAGATAGCCTATAAGGTATTAAAGCAAAAAAAGCCAAGCTTAAACATCGGAATTGCTCAACAACTAGCTAATATTCAGGCTAAAAGACCGCATAATCTTCTTGACCAGATGATGACTAAATGGATGAGGTTTTTCTGGAATTGGTGGTTTTATAATCGTATTAGTAAATATCAAGACTTTATCGGATTTAATTATTACTTTACGGATTACTATAGGATTAACAAACGAGAGAATCCCAAGTTACCGACCAATGATTTAGGCTGGTACATGGAACCTGAGGGCTTGTACCCATTATTATTAAGAGTGTGGGCTAGATATCGTAAACCGATTATTATTACCGAAAACGGTGTAGCGGATAGCAAAGACCAGTATAGGCGGTGGTGGATAGAGGAAACGATCATTGCTATGGAAAAGGCTTTGAGCGAGGGTGTTCAGTTAGTTGGCTATTATCATTGGAGCTTGCTTGATAATTTTGAATGGGCTTATGGTTGGTGGCCTAAATTTGGGCTAGTAGAAGTTGACCGAAAAACCATGAAACGCACCATTAGGCCAAGCGCAAAATGGTTCGCGACAGAGGTGAAGCGGATCAGAGCTTTAAAATAA
- a CDS encoding NYN domain-containing protein, whose product MRFRRKPKQQEKKTDVYAFIDSQNLNLGIQRAGWKMDWRKFRQFLENKYGVTKAYMFIGYVSENEDMYNQLHEAGYLIVLKPTVESNASSDDKQAKPMIKGNIDAELVLYAMKEMPNYAKAIIVSGDGDFYCLAEYLESKSRLKHIMTPNWKYSSLLKPYEKYVVRLDQRRKELEHIDYRPKTKASKKLK is encoded by the coding sequence ATGAGATTTAGAAGAAAACCAAAACAACAAGAAAAAAAGACAGATGTCTATGCCTTTATTGACAGCCAAAATCTCAATCTTGGCATTCAAAGAGCAGGGTGGAAGATGGACTGGCGTAAATTCAGACAATTTTTAGAAAACAAGTATGGCGTTACTAAGGCATACATGTTTATTGGATATGTTTCGGAAAACGAAGATATGTATAACCAGCTTCATGAAGCAGGGTATTTGATAGTGCTCAAACCAACTGTTGAGTCTAATGCTAGCTCTGATGACAAGCAAGCCAAACCCATGATTAAGGGGAATATCGATGCAGAGCTTGTATTGTATGCCATGAAGGAAATGCCAAATTACGCAAAGGCCATTATAGTTTCGGGCGATGGCGACTTCTATTGTTTGGCAGAATATCTGGAGTCAAAAAGTAGGCTGAAGCACATAATGACTCCAAACTGGAAGTATTCAAGCTTGCTTAAACCGTATGAGAAATATGTAGTAAGGCTTGATCAAAGACGCAAAGAGCTCGAGCACATCGATTATCGTCCTAAAACAAAAGCTTCAAAAAAACTAAAATAA